In one Solanum lycopersicum chromosome 11, SLM_r2.1 genomic region, the following are encoded:
- the LOC104644748 gene encoding uncharacterized protein, with amino-acid sequence MDFSSPPSTSPYVTAPTSPTSHMVQYYHSAPASPGKRVDEGGDCGLTQNDFEFETSKKFDTSCVEFETCHENFDQSWDEKRRERGGSLPEMAFADELFSNGHVMPLKLPPRLQCERDIKSYTSQRSITCSTISPSAMVKSSFARRDVDPFVVAMQKVMKEDNRGRYSTPNNHHRRTRSHSPFRTQNLEWTIEEMRKEIVSMSPIQPSSPNTREPIESKAKGASYGRWVLNHSMTIGPTTKESKNPKNLLFGTKEPKLKSTSNGVAQKTNEGNVFVQTKIQKFKGMLVRYATFRKENNEGNMINTISALWKPNYFKKLSFKFKGNKKFNGGESKLVIVKYKPAICLGYGLESPR; translated from the coding sequence ATGGATTTTTCATCTCCACCTTCAACTTCTCCCTATGTGACAGCACCAACAAGTCCAACTTCTCACATGGTGCAGTATTACCATAGTGCCCCGGCTAGCCCGGGTAAAAGGGTTGATGAGGGTGGCGATTGTGGGTTGACCCAGAATGACTTTGAATTTGAAACAAGCAAAAAGTTTGATACAAGTTGTGTGGAGTTTGAGACATGTCATGAGAACTTTGACCAGTCGTGGGACGAGAAAAGGAGAGAGAGAGGTGGCTCACTCCCCGAGATGGCATTCGCGGATGAACTTTTCTCTAACGGTCATGTCATGCCCCTTAAACTACCACCAAGGCTCCAATGTGAACGCGACATCAAGTCATATACTAGTCAACGATCGATTACATGCTCAACTATCTCTCCTAGTGCTATGGTTAAGTCCTCGTTTGCTCGACGAGACGTTGATCCTTTTGTTGTTGCCATGCAAAAGGTGATGAAGGAAGATAATAGGGGGAGGTATAGCACTCCAAATAATCACCATAGGCGCACAAGGTCACATTCACCATTTAGAACACAAAATTTGGAATGGACTATAGAGGAGATGAGAAAAGAAATTGTTTCCATGTCACCAATTCAACCTTCAAGCCCAAATACAAGAGAGCCCATAGAGTCTAAGGCCAAAGGAGCATCATATGGAAGATGGGTTCTAAACCATTCTATGACTATTGGGCCAACCACAAAAGAATCCAAGAACCCCAAGAACTTGCTTTTTGGAACAAAAGAGCCAAAGCTCAAGTCCACTTCAAATGGTGTTGCCCAAAAAACAAATGAAGGGAATGTGTTTGTGCaaaccaaaatacaaaaatttaaaggaaTGCTAGTGAGATATGCAACATTTAGAAAAGAGAACAATGAAGGAAATATGATAAATACAATTTCAGCATTATGGAAGCCTAATTACTTCAAGAAGTTGAGTTTCAAGTTCAAGGGGAATAAAAAGTTTAATGGAGGGGAGTCAAAGTTGGTGATTGTGAAGTACAAACCAGCAATTTGTTTGGGTTATGGACTTGAAAGTCCTAGATAA